The Blastococcus sp. HT6-4 genome window below encodes:
- a CDS encoding DUF58 domain-containing protein, translating to MIRRRRREQSLPDAPEHPGLLLHPATPGSGTGTGGTDGAPPRFTDGPTDVLLRRLELTVRRRLDGLLQGDHLGLVPGSGSEAGDSRTYHPGDDVRRMDWPVTARTQVPHVRETIADRELETWAVVDLSASLDFGTANCQKRDLAIAGLAAVGHLTVHGGNRLGAVVTTGERVDRYPALPGRLAAERLLRSVVATPRAASGRRGDLAAALETLRRPLRRRGLVVVISDFLGDSEWERPLRGLGTRHDLLAVEVVDPRELELPDVGLLTVVDPETGQTLEVPTGNAEFRARYAEGAAAQRAGVAAALRRAGAGHLQLRTDRDWLMDVVRFVAERRRAGNGGASR from the coding sequence GTGATCCGCCGTCGTCGGCGCGAGCAGTCGCTGCCGGACGCACCGGAGCACCCCGGCCTGCTCCTGCACCCGGCGACCCCCGGATCGGGCACGGGGACCGGGGGGACCGACGGTGCGCCGCCGCGGTTCACCGACGGCCCCACCGACGTCCTGCTGCGCCGGCTGGAGCTGACCGTCCGCCGCCGTCTCGACGGGCTGCTGCAGGGCGACCACCTGGGCCTGGTGCCCGGCTCGGGCAGCGAGGCCGGGGACTCCCGCACCTACCACCCCGGCGACGACGTGCGCCGGATGGACTGGCCGGTGACCGCCCGCACCCAGGTGCCGCACGTGCGGGAGACCATCGCCGACCGCGAGCTGGAGACCTGGGCCGTCGTCGACCTCTCCGCGAGCCTCGACTTCGGCACGGCCAACTGCCAGAAGCGCGACCTCGCGATCGCCGGCCTGGCCGCGGTGGGCCACCTGACCGTGCACGGCGGCAACCGGCTCGGCGCCGTCGTGACCACCGGCGAGCGGGTCGACCGCTACCCGGCGCTGCCCGGGCGGCTGGCCGCCGAGCGGCTGCTGCGATCGGTCGTGGCGACGCCACGGGCGGCCAGCGGCCGCCGGGGCGACCTCGCCGCGGCGCTGGAGACGCTGCGCCGGCCGTTGCGCCGGCGGGGTTTGGTCGTCGTGATCTCCGACTTCCTGGGGGACAGCGAGTGGGAGCGCCCGCTGCGCGGGCTGGGCACGCGGCACGACCTGCTGGCCGTCGAGGTGGTCGATCCCCGCGAGCTCGAGCTGCCCGACGTCGGGCTGCTGACCGTGGTGGACCCCGAGACCGGACAGACCCTCGAGGTGCCGACCGGCAACGCCGAGTTCCGCGCCCGCTACGCCGAAGGAGCCGCGGCCCAGCGGGCCGGGGTCGCCGCCGCCCTGCGCCGGGCGGGCGCGGGTCACCTGCAACTGCGGACCGACCGTGACTGGCTCATGGACGTCGTCCGCTTCGTCGCCGAACGCCGGCGTGCCGGCAACGGAGGAGCCTCCCGATGA